The Schistocerca gregaria isolate iqSchGreg1 chromosome 2, iqSchGreg1.2, whole genome shotgun sequence genome contains the following window.
agccagttcctcgccgagctaggaccagctcctaTGAACCTCACCaacgctcttgatgaatggtcgtctacaagttatttgtttttgtgtgtatatagtgatttttcgagaagtgtagttcaattttaataaacgacattatactgagtgtactgctgctgcgctggccttataaagccggcagaGGCTGGCAGAGTACTGCAACTTAAAAATGAAATTGGGCAAAGCCGAAAAAGTAGtaatagtagttgttgttgttgtggtcttcagtcctgagattgctttgatgcagctctccatacaactctatcctgttcaaaatatttatcttccagtacctactgcagcctatatccttctgaatctgcttagtgtattcatctcttggtctccctctacgatttttaccctccatgccgccctccagtactaaattggtgatccctcgatgcctcagaacatgtcctaccaaccgatcccttcttccagtcaagttgtgccacaaactcctcttctccccaattctattcaatacctcatcattagttacgcgatctacccatctaatcttcagcattcttctgtagcaccacatttctaaagcttctattgtcttcttgtctaaagtatttatcgtccacgtttcacttccatacaaggctacactccatataaatactttcagaaacgacttcctgacacttaaatctatagtcgatgctaacaaatttctcttctccagaaacgctttccttgccattgccagtcattttatatcctctctacttcgaccatcatcagttactttgctccccaaatagcaaaactcccttactactttaagagtctcacttcctaatctaattccgtcagcatcacccgatttaattcgactacgtaccattgttctcgttttgattttgttgatgttcatcttatatcctcctttaaagacactatccattccgttaaactgctcttccaagtcctttgctgtctctgacagaattagagtgtcatcggcgaacctcaaagtttttatttcttcttcatggattttaatacctactccgaatttttcttttgtttcctttcctgcttgctcagcatacagattgaatagcatcggggagaggctacaacccagtctcactcccttcccaaccaatgcttccctttcatgtcctataactgccatctggtttctgtacaaattgtaaatagcttttctctccctgtattttacccctgccaccttcagaatttgaaagagagtattccagtcaacattgtcaaaagctttctctaagtctacaaatgctagaaacgtaggtttgcctttccttaatctttcttctaagataagtcgtagggtcagtattgcctcacgtgttccaacatttctacggaatccaaactgatcttccccgagatcagcttctactagttcttccattcgtctgtaaagaattcgcgttagtattttgaagctgtgacttattaaactgatagttcggtaattttcacatctatcaacacctgctttctttgggactggaattattatattcttctagaagtctgagggaatttcgcctgtctcatacatcttgctcaccagaaggtagagttttgtcaggagtggctctcccaaggctgtcagtagttctaatggaatgttgtgtactcctggggccttgtttcgacttaggtctttcagtgctctgccaaacttttcacgccgtatcatatcttccatttcaattTCATCTACCTCCTTATAAACAAAATAAGCATATGTGAAACAGAAGAAAGTTAATGTAAAACGTAAGAcgccagttttaaaaataaaacaaaaataagtaacataaacagaataatattgAACGTTTAGATATTTTGATTCTAAATGTCGAAAATTGTTCGACAGCGCACCATGTACACTTTATTTTCCAAACATGgtgtttcagaaaccagctttattacacatggatgtatgTGGCGTGAAAGCTCCTTCAGTTTAAATtgcaacaaaagttttcatttttcagaaaTAATTAAGTGTgatggggtattttgcaaaattttatattattagagaaatttattgcacagttttcaagaacgttaattacgtTCCAATCTTTATGTGAAACATAGTTTTTAAATATTATGGTTTAGAGCATATTCCTTCTATACCTAATACGCCAAATTACCTTATGTGGTCTATTTTACCCCTTAAATATGGAATTTGGCATAATCGAAAAAATAGGTACTGCATAATTTTGCTCCCTCTACATACCTGCGTAGTTTCATTAAGGTCGTTTGTGTATAAGTACGTCTGGGAATAGTTCCTAGTGAGTGACGCTAGGTGACGTTCGTACTGGGTGGGCCAGCTGTGGAACAGACTATCCTAGACAACCGTACTGCAGCATTTGGTAAAGAGTGCGGTGTAACACTGTGCAGTGTATTTCACGAAGAATAGTGACGAGGCGTACGTGCGGGAGTGCGGCTACCTGCGGCACCCCGAGAAGGAGGCGTGCTTCCTGTCCCGGTTCCCACACACGGGCTACCAGCTCACCTGCGAGTGTGTCAACGATGCCTGCAACCGTGCCGAGGCTCGCCACCTGCCGACATTTGCCGCAGCCGCCACGATCACCGTCGTCATCGCCATAGCCATCTAGAGCCATTGACCCGCTGCCACTACCGTGCTGGCGCGAGCGATAATTGGGTACCAAGTGTTTTTTCAGATGGAGAAACTTGCATGATTCAACACCTTTCACCGGATTTGTAAGATTCATTCCTATTCCTATTATTTATTGTGTGGACACAAAAATAATGCTTCGAACTGAACGCTTCACATAAGCTGCGTCTGAAAGACCCGAAAAGATTTTATGGAAAACGAGGGGAGAAATGGGAACGAAGCGGCACGTTATGGTCTGCACAGGCATATTTTATTAGACTGAGTTTTAGAAGTTCTTGCAGCAAGTGCATTGATTATGTGTCAATTTTTTTAGACCTATTCTGTAGtatagtattttattatttgtgtatGTTATGCATGTAATAAAGATAAAAGGGAAAACGACAAAAATGTTTGCAGTAAATGTATCTTCAAATACTTACTGTACCTCGCAAGTGGTTTGGGGCTGGATAATTAAGTAAATACCTCAGTTAAAGAAAACAGATTGTATCTTCTCTTCTGTAGACATACGTGAGATCATGTTTCAGATATCATGAGCAAGGAATGCACTATGGGACATCTTCCTCGGGGGGACTGAAATAACAAAATCATAGTCACTATTGCATTCAACACAGTGAGTGTGGGATGAGGTTGCTGGTACTAATGCTAGTAGTGGAAGTTTCTAACCTGATCAGCGTATGGCCGGCAAACAGAGTGAGAACTGTGAACCAATGACCAGTACGAAGTGCCAGACTTCTTCACACGAACTGGGCGAACCACTCCGTCAATGATAATCTCATACCAGATCATGTGGTGCAGTCCCTAGGAGACTGGGTTCACATTTTGGTGGAACGGGGCTGCTTTCTTTGACAAACCCATAGCCAATTTCTTATCCAGTCCCATCTCTAATCACTTCAATATTATTATGTCTGAAATTTCTGATAGAGGTATAACGTGGTTGTTGGAGCATTTTCGTAACAGACGAGAATGTTCTAATTTGTGCAACTGCACACTGGGATTTCAGTTTATAGAAGAATTCGTTCCTGCTGCGTTCGTTCATGTTTGttattgttgtggacttcagtctcaAGAATGGTCTGAtggagctctccatactactctatccaatGAGAGcctattcatctccgaataactactgcaagcaacatctttctaaatctgcttactgtattcatccattattgttcctctacgatttttacccgccatacTTCCCTCGAGTGCTAAACCACTGATTCatcgacgtctcagaatgtgtcctgtcaaccgaccccttcttgaaatcaagttgtgccacaaatatcttttctcctcagttctatttagCACCTATTTGTGTGAaacacccatctaatattcagcgctCTTCTAATCCTctcacttcggccatcatcaattattttgctgcccaaattgcaaaactcacctGCTAAATTACTTGTCGCgttccctaatgtaattccctagcatcacctgatttattatgactatatttcgttaccctcgttttgcttttgttgattttcatcttatattctcctcctttcaaggcactgtccattccgttcagttgttcATGCTTAAGAAGTTTAATTACTTCTTTGGTCTGGGCGCCTAACTTGTTACCCCAATTAAAACATCCTACAGCGTGCGTACAATCCTGAAATGCAGAATGGTAggaaatttatatgaaaatatgGGGTATCATGGAATGGAATTGAAGGAAACATTAATGGAATGAAATATTAACGTTGGCGAGTACAAGTATTAACCACTGAAACACAAACACCGTGATAAAATCGCGTTACTGTGAGTGATTGACTGTGAAGAAACATTTGCGATCAGCTTTTCAGAGAGCAAAATTCTCCTGGGGTATGTTTCCTAGGTAGCACTAGAGACACATGGTGTatgaaaagaagtgtgaacatatAGCTGATTGGCCTTTACTACACGTCATTTCTATCAGGCACCTGCAAGTCATCTTCAGGTGGGCCATTAAACTGATGAAGAATGCGCACTCTGTTTCGAAGTTTACTAGTATACTGTGTGTATTCCATGCAAGCGTtattggttcaaatcgctctaagcactgtgggacttaacatctgaggtcatcagtaccatagacttagaacgacttaatcctaactaacctgagacatcacacacattcatgtccgaggcaggattcgaacctggtaccgtagcagtagcgcggttccggactgaagcgcctagaaccgctcggccacagcggccggctaagcgtTAAAACTGTGGCAAATTGACCACGCTACCAAGTGGTCAGCGCCATCGCTGGTGGAACAGCAGAACTCAGCTGTTTTCAGGGATGCCACTCGCATTGACCATTGGTGTAATCTGTGGCTTTCGTCTGGATCAAATTGTGGAAATGATGGACATTCACGCATTATCCTATACCAGCTATGACGTTTCATCAGATTCAAATGCGGAGAAATACTCAAAATGTAATGATCCGTGATAGCGGTTACCAGTTGGATAATGCATGGAACCAGATCATTCCCACAATTTGCTCTAACCGAAGACTACAGGTTACCCTGATGGTCAAGGTGAGAGACATCCCTGAGGACTGTTGAGATCTGCAGTTCCACCGGCGGTGTCGCTGCCCACTGGGTACTGTGACCGATCTGCCACCACAATCTTAATGCATTTAAAGAATACATACAGAGCACTAGTAAACTGCGGGACAGAGGGGTAgttttcgatggctcacctgaatatGAGGGGCCGGTAACAAAGTCGAAATACTGTGAAATGTAGTACATAGTGACTGGCTAGAAATTTCTTTAAACATTCGGTTAATcgataac
Protein-coding sequences here:
- the LOC126336558 gene encoding uncharacterized protein LOC126336558, coding for MNLMSAAHLIFILQYSIKNARCMQCYQCRSDRDEGCYQAPVDDNYLLSCPDNDTGGSPFCRKIHQILYFTKNSDEAYVRECGYLRHPEKEACFLSRFPHTGYQLTCECVNDACNRAEARHLPTFAAAATITVVIAIAI